One Longimicrobiales bacterium DNA window includes the following coding sequences:
- a CDS encoding peptidylprolyl isomerase, whose translation MRTTMAAVFTVLTLMGSPDWADAQLTTVDDDVVDRVVALVGDSVVLLSQIQEEMQRLQLTEGFEIPPPGPQLDEIMSGVLDQWVNRVLVLQEAGRDSLISVDEDVIEERVTAQIETVTQQVGGGPALQRALAGDGLTLAEYRDMFRTQIREEQTQQMFLQLRLRDVPDIELSEDEMLASFQGARSQLQQRPKLITFEQVVMKPTPSEESMGTARSEAERLLSELAAGADFEELATAHSDDPGTGELGGDLGWFRRGRMVKAFEDAAFTLLDGQTSGVVESQFGFHIIKIERSRPGERRGRHILITADLTAADIQVARETATEVLAQVNAGASIDALFEQYGDPEAPDSLTITSDQITSLPPGYSVVAAASTGDVLGPLEYVTGQGETRFAVISMLEVREAGAYTFEDIRAQLADQLQQQKKIARILAELRAKTYVEIRD comes from the coding sequence ATGCGGACTACAATGGCGGCGGTTTTCACCGTCCTGACACTTATGGGCTCCCCGGACTGGGCTGATGCCCAACTCACCACCGTTGACGACGACGTTGTGGACAGGGTCGTCGCCCTTGTGGGTGACTCAGTCGTTCTCCTGAGCCAGATCCAGGAAGAGATGCAAAGGCTGCAGCTCACTGAGGGTTTTGAGATTCCCCCGCCGGGTCCTCAACTCGACGAGATCATGAGCGGGGTCTTGGATCAATGGGTGAACCGAGTGCTCGTACTCCAAGAAGCCGGGCGAGACTCGCTGATCTCCGTGGATGAAGATGTTATCGAGGAACGTGTGACCGCGCAGATCGAGACGGTCACCCAGCAGGTCGGTGGAGGGCCCGCGTTGCAACGGGCCCTGGCGGGCGACGGTCTCACGCTCGCGGAGTACCGGGACATGTTCAGAACCCAAATCCGCGAAGAACAAACACAGCAGATGTTCCTGCAGCTTCGACTTCGAGACGTGCCCGATATCGAGCTCTCCGAAGACGAGATGCTCGCCTCGTTCCAAGGCGCCCGCAGCCAGCTTCAGCAGCGGCCGAAGCTGATCACCTTCGAACAGGTGGTGATGAAGCCGACGCCGTCGGAAGAGTCGATGGGCACTGCGCGCTCGGAGGCTGAACGACTGTTGAGTGAATTGGCCGCTGGTGCAGATTTCGAAGAACTGGCGACGGCCCACTCCGACGATCCGGGAACGGGTGAGCTGGGTGGAGATCTAGGTTGGTTCCGGCGCGGGCGAATGGTGAAGGCATTCGAAGACGCGGCCTTCACGCTCTTGGATGGACAAACAAGTGGAGTGGTCGAGTCACAGTTCGGCTTCCACATCATCAAGATCGAGCGTTCCCGCCCCGGCGAGCGCCGCGGCAGGCACATCTTGATCACGGCTGACCTCACTGCCGCCGACATCCAAGTGGCTCGCGAAACTGCCACGGAAGTTCTGGCTCAAGTGAATGCAGGTGCCTCGATCGACGCTCTCTTCGAACAGTATGGCGACCCGGAAGCACCCGACTCCCTCACGATCACGTCCGACCAGATTACGAGTCTTCCTCCGGGATATAGCGTCGTTGCGGCCGCTTCGACCGGTGACGTACTCGGCCCACTTGAATACGTGACCGGTCAAGGTGAGACCCGATTCGCGGTCATCAGTATGCTGGAGGTTCGAGAAGCTGGCGCCTACACCTTCGAGGACATTCGAGCGCAGTTGGCAGACCAGCTCCAGCAGCAAAAGAAGATCGCCAGGATTCTCGCGGAGCTGCGGGCGAAGACGTACGTCGAAATTCGCGACTAG
- the pdxA gene encoding 4-hydroxythreonine-4-phosphate dehydrogenase PdxA — MRPHIAVALGDPRGIGPEVAFAAGAGHSDLTFFGPDRFAENVPSGSHFVGLGDFDDTEEAAGSASAQAITGAVEGAMRGDFQAIVTAPVHKPSLHAAGWKVPGQTEMLQELTGVDQVGMLMAAETTRLNAPLRVLLATTHHALRDVPELVTEQRLIDQTILLAKSLRQDWGIDEPRIALCALNPHASDGGLFGDEESTRMVPAIEHLREAAWDVQGPFPADTVFQKALHGEFHAVVAPYHDVAMAAFKTVSFGSGVNVTLGLPFIRTSPDHGTAFELAGTGRADESSMREAMALARRLASARFDTDSTDA, encoded by the coding sequence GTGCGTCCTCACATAGCGGTTGCTCTAGGAGATCCGCGCGGAATCGGACCGGAGGTGGCCTTCGCAGCTGGCGCGGGACATTCCGACCTCACGTTTTTCGGCCCGGACAGGTTCGCGGAGAACGTCCCCTCGGGTAGCCATTTCGTGGGACTGGGCGACTTCGACGATACAGAAGAAGCCGCCGGGAGCGCCTCGGCTCAAGCGATCACAGGGGCTGTCGAGGGCGCGATGCGCGGGGACTTTCAGGCCATTGTCACGGCGCCCGTCCACAAGCCATCCCTCCACGCGGCTGGTTGGAAGGTCCCGGGTCAGACCGAAATGCTTCAAGAGCTGACCGGGGTCGACCAAGTCGGAATGCTCATGGCTGCTGAGACGACTCGTTTAAACGCGCCGCTTCGCGTTCTTCTGGCCACGACCCACCACGCTCTTCGCGACGTCCCAGAGCTGGTCACGGAACAACGCCTGATCGACCAGACAATCCTTCTGGCAAAATCGTTGCGGCAGGATTGGGGGATTGACGAGCCTCGGATCGCCTTGTGCGCACTCAACCCACATGCGTCAGACGGCGGCCTCTTCGGGGACGAGGAGTCGACCCGCATGGTGCCGGCCATCGAACACCTTCGAGAGGCCGCGTGGGATGTCCAAGGCCCTTTTCCAGCGGACACCGTGTTCCAAAAAGCCCTGCACGGAGAGTTTCATGCCGTGGTCGCTCCGTATCATGACGTTGCAATGGCAGCGTTCAAGACCGTTAGCTTTGGCTCCGGTGTAAACGTCACCTTGGGACTGCCGTTTATCAGAACATCCCCCGACCACGGGACCGCCTTCGAGCTAGCTGGCACGGGGCGTGCCGACGAATCCTCAATGCGAGAAGCCATGGCACTGGCACGTCGCCTCGCTTCCGCCCGTTTTGACACGGATTCCACCGATGCCTAA
- the ftsE gene encoding cell division ATP-binding protein FtsE, producing the protein MIKLTNVSKEYPKRGHALRDVTLHMKKGEFAFLTGHSGSGKSTTLRLIHMADRPTNGEVRVTGYSTDRITDRDLWKVRRRVGFVFQDFRLLPGRTALENVSFVLEVTGTASKDVVQRAQRLLAQVGLSTKAGALVHELSGGEQQRVAIARALANDPYVLLADEPTGNLDDRATRGVMDLLWDINAKGMAVLMATHDLDLVRRYPHARLFELDQGEVVYDSFAAEGDHVRST; encoded by the coding sequence GTGATCAAACTCACGAATGTTTCGAAGGAGTACCCGAAACGCGGCCACGCGCTGCGCGACGTGACGCTCCATATGAAGAAAGGTGAATTCGCCTTTCTTACTGGGCATTCAGGATCCGGGAAGTCGACCACGCTGCGCCTCATCCACATGGCGGATCGTCCCACGAACGGTGAGGTACGCGTCACAGGATATTCCACGGACCGAATCACGGATCGGGATCTGTGGAAGGTTCGGCGCCGTGTCGGTTTCGTCTTCCAGGACTTCCGCCTCCTGCCTGGCCGGACGGCTTTGGAAAACGTCTCCTTCGTGCTCGAAGTGACCGGTACTGCGTCCAAGGACGTCGTACAACGTGCCCAGAGGCTTCTCGCCCAAGTGGGTCTTTCTACGAAGGCAGGGGCATTAGTTCACGAGTTGTCCGGTGGGGAGCAACAACGCGTCGCTATCGCCCGCGCACTCGCCAACGACCCCTACGTGCTATTGGCTGACGAGCCGACCGGAAATCTGGACGATCGGGCAACCCGGGGAGTGATGGATCTGCTCTGGGACATCAACGCAAAGGGCATGGCGGTGTTGATGGCCACGCATGACCTCGATCTCGTCCGGCGCTACCCGCACGCTCGACTCTTCGAGCTGGATCAGGGTGAAGTGGTCTACGACTCGTTCGCCGCCGAAGGGGACCATGTACGCTCTACGTGA
- a CDS encoding permease-like cell division protein FtsX: MLTGLSSAMVGLALFVVGLFGLATYNLQLALTTIEERVEISVHLRDDARQSEIDLAHRELEEIAEVRSVTFLSKRGALDRARAEFPDFRELFSDLEVNPLPQSLEIELVPGERNLEIVESIAATAMTYPFVEDAFYGREWVDKLFTLRRVGAATTAVLGGAFALVAALIIATALRIAIFARKDEIYVMRLVGAKKGFIRRPFLLEGAMTGLIGGMLAWLLTWGTYRSVYAFLFEVAWIPPSWVMSGIGTGVVFGAIASSFAIRRYLREV, encoded by the coding sequence ATGCTCACCGGATTATCGTCCGCAATGGTCGGGCTCGCGTTGTTCGTGGTCGGGCTCTTCGGCCTAGCCACGTACAACCTTCAACTCGCTCTGACCACAATCGAAGAGCGCGTAGAGATCTCCGTGCACCTGCGCGACGATGCCCGTCAAAGCGAGATCGACCTGGCACATCGAGAGTTGGAGGAGATTGCAGAGGTTCGTTCCGTAACTTTCCTCTCGAAGCGGGGCGCGCTCGATCGCGCGCGCGCGGAGTTCCCGGACTTCAGGGAGCTCTTCAGTGACCTCGAAGTGAATCCCCTCCCCCAGTCGCTCGAAATCGAACTCGTGCCAGGAGAGCGCAACCTTGAGATCGTGGAGAGTATCGCCGCGACCGCCATGACATACCCCTTCGTAGAAGACGCATTCTACGGTCGCGAGTGGGTCGACAAGCTCTTCACATTGCGCCGGGTGGGCGCTGCGACCACGGCGGTCCTGGGTGGTGCGTTCGCGCTGGTGGCCGCCTTGATTATTGCGACGGCACTGAGGATCGCGATTTTCGCGAGGAAGGACGAGATCTACGTGATGCGACTCGTCGGAGCGAAGAAGGGATTCATCCGACGTCCCTTCCTCCTCGAGGGCGCGATGACGGGCCTCATCGGCGGGATGCTCGCTTGGCTGCTGACTTGGGGCACATACCGAAGCGTCTACGCCTTCCTTTTCGAAGTGGCATGGATTCCGCCGTCGTGGGTGATGAGCGGGATTGGAACAGGAGTCGTCTTCGGCGCAATCGCGAGTTCGTTCGCAATCCGACGGTACCTCCGGGAAGTCTGA
- a CDS encoding peptidoglycan DD-metalloendopeptidase family protein, which produces MSRLASVRVGASVFWALLATALPTCLEAQTDIRQEILASQRRLEQIRAERARLEQEVTGVRTRVQDAATELANVERRLSASRSVLAEIQFQSDATTGQIQETTRELVQSRERLAENNAVLYRRLRDIYRMGPLHTVRVLVEATSFTDLVNRYRYLRRIAVFDRSLVERVTDLEVELVTRNDDLQQTMAELGSLRQNRLSEVVRLRSVEAERQFALQDFRSREAQTLSTIEQLDQDESRMTTLVDDLEERRLEMERRTDSPRAASTLSSGDAGSLDWPIHGELIYSFGTERRPNGMVLRWNGIGISAAPGSPVTAVKAGEVVLAGPFEGYGPTVVLSHGDGFYTLYLYLEDLGVVQGRRVEVGQVVGTVGGRDTPEGPHIEFQIRAPVDGGSPQAQDPLQWLRSRGNE; this is translated from the coding sequence ATGTCACGGCTCGCTTCGGTTCGCGTCGGCGCCAGCGTCTTCTGGGCACTCCTTGCAACGGCCCTGCCGACCTGCCTCGAAGCCCAGACGGATATTCGCCAAGAAATTCTGGCCAGCCAAAGACGCCTAGAGCAGATCCGAGCAGAGCGGGCACGGCTCGAACAGGAGGTCACCGGAGTCCGGACCCGAGTCCAGGACGCAGCCACCGAGCTGGCTAACGTGGAGCGGCGACTGTCCGCGTCCCGGTCGGTTCTTGCCGAGATCCAGTTCCAGTCTGACGCGACGACGGGGCAGATTCAAGAAACCACGCGAGAGTTGGTGCAGTCCCGAGAGCGCTTGGCAGAAAACAATGCTGTGCTGTACCGCAGGCTACGGGACATCTACAGGATGGGCCCGCTCCATACGGTCAGGGTCCTGGTGGAGGCCACCTCCTTCACTGACCTCGTGAACCGCTATCGCTATCTGCGACGCATCGCTGTCTTCGATCGTTCGTTGGTCGAACGAGTGACTGATCTAGAAGTGGAGCTTGTCACGCGCAACGACGATCTCCAGCAGACCATGGCTGAGTTAGGGAGCCTTCGACAGAATCGATTGAGCGAAGTGGTCCGCCTCCGCTCGGTCGAAGCGGAACGGCAATTTGCCCTGCAGGACTTCCGGAGTCGCGAAGCGCAAACTCTGTCAACGATCGAGCAACTCGATCAAGACGAGAGTCGGATGACGACGCTGGTCGATGACCTCGAAGAGCGTCGGTTAGAAATGGAACGACGAACAGACTCTCCGAGGGCCGCGTCGACTCTATCATCGGGCGACGCAGGCTCACTCGATTGGCCTATCCACGGCGAACTCATCTATAGCTTTGGGACCGAACGACGCCCCAACGGGATGGTGCTGCGCTGGAATGGAATCGGAATCTCAGCAGCGCCGGGGAGCCCGGTGACGGCGGTCAAGGCGGGTGAGGTCGTGTTGGCCGGTCCGTTCGAGGGCTACGGCCCCACCGTAGTGCTAAGCCACGGTGACGGCTTCTACACCCTGTACCTGTACCTGGAAGATCTGGGTGTCGTCCAAGGTCGTCGAGTGGAAGTCGGCCAGGTCGTGGGAACGGTAGGAGGTCGCGATACACCTGAGGGGCCGCACATCGAGTTCCAGATTCGCGCACCCGTGGATGGAGGCTCCCCCCAAGCACAGGATCCGCTGCAGTGGCTCCGTTCGCGCGGTAACGAGTGA
- the moaC gene encoding cyclic pyranopterin monophosphate synthase MoaC has protein sequence MTDKAGDLTHIDEDGRARMVDVSEKKQSVRRAVARGCIVMESATLDRIVAGDTPKGSVLQVAELAGVMGGKKTADLIPLCHQLPGASVTVRLEVDHDLPGIIAEAEATITGQTGVEMEALTAVSVSLLTVYDMVKAVDRGMYIEGVRLVRKEGGQSGTWTSETA, from the coding sequence ATGACAGACAAGGCCGGAGACCTCACGCACATCGACGAGGACGGAAGAGCTCGCATGGTAGACGTGTCGGAGAAGAAGCAGTCCGTCCGTCGAGCTGTCGCGCGCGGGTGTATCGTGATGGAGAGCGCGACTCTGGATCGCATTGTCGCAGGGGACACTCCGAAAGGCAGCGTTCTTCAGGTAGCGGAACTCGCCGGAGTGATGGGTGGCAAGAAGACGGCCGACCTCATCCCGCTTTGCCATCAACTGCCGGGGGCCAGTGTCACGGTACGGCTGGAAGTGGATCATGACTTGCCCGGCATCATCGCAGAAGCGGAAGCGACAATTACGGGACAGACCGGCGTCGAGATGGAAGCACTGACCGCCGTCAGCGTTTCACTCCTGACCGTTTACGACATGGTTAAAGCGGTCGATCGCGGCATGTACATCGAGGGAGTGAGACTCGTGCGCAAAGAAGGCGGACAGTCCGGCACTTGGACCTCAGAGACCGCATAG
- a CDS encoding transglycosylase SLT domain-containing protein, with protein sequence MSRLAGSMGPTGRRCGWRRGRNPRVRGIHVGVVTCLVAGFAGSCVGGGTPPAVPGPYPSPLFEPAAVEFSAFEDGAFLTPPDLEGLDDEILSSPLLRDPEFRAEVDRWIEFWTTRASRWFPDYLERMTWFEETVDSTLRANDLPPSLKYLPVIESGYSPRAVSVASAVGLWQFMAPTARGYGVEITPLVDQRRDPYVSTDAAVKFLAKLHRDFESWFLALAAYNSGPGRVRRLINLHAPLEPASDSVYWAIRPYLPRETRDFVPKFFGAIVVAGSPLSHGYELPEAVGFDFEEVMVPDATTLDVVARAAETSEEEITRLNPQFVRGMTPPRRRTLVRVPEGKGGTFRLNYARIPRNERVSFVEHRVIAGETLGHIAQQYGIPLADLEAANPSVRPRTLRIGSMLTVPVSPSARRGTSSGDDF encoded by the coding sequence ATGAGTCGACTTGCAGGAAGCATGGGGCCCACCGGACGGAGATGTGGTTGGCGTCGCGGTAGGAATCCGCGAGTCCGTGGCATTCACGTTGGGGTGGTCACGTGTCTGGTGGCTGGCTTCGCCGGAAGCTGCGTCGGGGGCGGAACACCTCCGGCGGTGCCGGGGCCCTACCCTAGTCCGTTGTTCGAACCCGCGGCGGTCGAATTCAGTGCTTTTGAGGACGGTGCTTTCCTTACCCCTCCTGATCTCGAAGGCCTCGATGACGAGATCCTTAGCTCTCCACTCCTTCGTGATCCTGAATTTCGCGCAGAAGTGGACCGATGGATCGAGTTCTGGACCACTCGTGCGTCGCGCTGGTTCCCGGATTACCTCGAGAGGATGACGTGGTTCGAAGAGACGGTGGACTCCACGCTTCGAGCGAACGACCTGCCGCCGTCGCTGAAGTACCTGCCGGTCATCGAGAGTGGATACAGCCCCCGAGCGGTGAGCGTGGCGAGCGCGGTGGGGCTGTGGCAGTTCATGGCACCGACCGCGAGGGGCTATGGCGTGGAGATCACTCCGCTCGTGGATCAGCGTCGAGACCCCTACGTGTCAACGGACGCAGCGGTGAAATTCCTGGCGAAATTGCATCGGGACTTCGAGTCGTGGTTCCTCGCTTTGGCTGCGTATAACTCCGGCCCGGGGCGCGTGCGGCGATTGATCAATCTCCATGCGCCTCTCGAGCCCGCGTCGGACAGCGTGTATTGGGCCATCCGGCCATACCTGCCGCGTGAGACTCGTGACTTCGTACCCAAATTTTTCGGAGCGATCGTCGTCGCCGGGAGCCCGTTGTCCCACGGCTATGAGCTCCCGGAAGCAGTCGGATTCGATTTCGAAGAAGTGATGGTTCCGGACGCGACGACGCTCGACGTAGTTGCCCGAGCTGCCGAGACGTCCGAAGAGGAGATTACTCGGCTCAATCCGCAGTTTGTGCGGGGAATGACTCCTCCACGCCGCCGTACCCTTGTCCGGGTGCCGGAAGGCAAGGGTGGGACGTTCAGACTGAATTATGCCCGCATACCGAGAAACGAGAGGGTGAGTTTTGTCGAGCACAGGGTAATTGCTGGCGAGACACTGGGGCACATTGCACAGCAGTACGGCATCCCACTCGCGGATCTAGAGGCGGCGAACCCCTCAGTGCGGCCAAGGACACTCAGGATCGGCTCCATGCTGACGGTACCGGTTTCTCCGAGTGCCCGGAGGGGTACGTCCTCAGGAGATGACTTTTAG
- a CDS encoding aminotransferase class V-fold PLP-dependent enzyme yields MPGLLPNVDPDGLLEYSVVYTDRALNHMSQSFQGVMRDISAVLRDVYNAEAAIVVPGSGTFGMEAVARQFATDKKCLIIRNGWFSFRWSQIFEMGDIPSESTVMIARQVGDGPQAPFAPAPVDEVVAAIESQRPDLVFAPHVETASGMILPDGYIEAVANAVHAVGGMFVLDCVASGAIWVDMEARGVDVLVTAPQKGWSGSPCCGLVMLSGRALERMEETTSTSFACDLKKWHQIMQAYLGGGHAYHATMPTDALASFCDVMKEAQAYGFEKVHAEQQELGDRVRALLESKGFRSVAADGFKAPGVVVSYTTDSGIKSGQKFAQAGIQIAAGVPLKCNEPEDFTTFRVGLFGLDKLHNLDRTVETLERALAEVL; encoded by the coding sequence ATGCCAGGCCTACTCCCCAACGTCGATCCCGACGGCCTTCTGGAATACTCCGTGGTCTATACGGACCGCGCGCTCAACCACATGTCCCAGTCCTTCCAGGGTGTCATGCGGGACATCTCTGCCGTGCTGAGGGATGTCTACAACGCCGAGGCTGCGATCGTGGTGCCGGGTAGCGGCACGTTCGGTATGGAGGCGGTGGCGCGTCAGTTTGCCACAGATAAGAAGTGTCTGATCATCCGGAACGGTTGGTTCAGCTTCCGGTGGAGCCAGATTTTCGAGATGGGGGACATTCCTTCCGAATCGACGGTCATGATAGCTCGACAGGTAGGGGACGGACCGCAGGCTCCCTTCGCGCCAGCACCTGTGGACGAGGTCGTCGCCGCCATCGAGTCGCAGCGCCCGGATCTGGTCTTCGCGCCGCACGTAGAGACGGCGTCGGGGATGATCCTTCCGGACGGGTACATTGAGGCGGTCGCCAATGCGGTGCACGCGGTGGGGGGCATGTTCGTTCTCGACTGCGTGGCCTCAGGGGCCATCTGGGTGGACATGGAGGCACGTGGGGTCGATGTGCTGGTGACGGCTCCGCAGAAGGGATGGAGTGGCTCGCCCTGCTGCGGCTTGGTGATGCTGAGCGGCCGGGCTCTGGAGCGGATGGAGGAGACTACGAGCACCAGCTTCGCCTGCGACCTGAAGAAGTGGCATCAAATCATGCAGGCATACCTCGGGGGCGGTCATGCCTATCATGCCACGATGCCCACCGACGCCCTAGCCAGCTTCTGCGACGTCATGAAGGAGGCCCAGGCATACGGCTTCGAGAAGGTCCACGCGGAGCAGCAGGAACTTGGCGACCGTGTGCGCGCGCTGCTGGAGAGCAAAGGTTTTCGCAGCGTTGCCGCCGACGGCTTCAAGGCGCCGGGCGTGGTGGTCAGCTATACGACCGATAGCGGAATCAAGTCTGGCCAGAAGTTTGCACAGGCGGGCATCCAGATCGCCGCGGGCGTGCCGCTCAAGTGCAACGAACCTGAGGACTTCACCACGTTCCGCGTCGGTCTGTTCGGGTTGGACAAGCTCCACAACCTCGATCGCACGGTGGAGACACTGGAGCGGGCCCTGGCCGAGGTCCTTTGA
- the guaB gene encoding IMP dehydrogenase, which produces MADRSTSSVKIIKEALTFDDVLLIPGHSLVHPKETDVSSKVTRDITMKIPLLSAAMDTVTESRMAIQMAREGGIGIIHKNLSVELQAAEVDRVKRSESGMILDPITLMRDATLGDAHELMSRFSISGVPIVEDGGRLVGIITNRDLQFETDMRLSIESVMTSDNLVTVPVGTTLDEAQAILHKHRIEKLPVVDNEGHLCGLITVKDIFKRRQYPDACKDEHGRLRVGAAIGASLADVDRAHELLDAGADLLIIDTAHGHSEGVLQAVGRIRDKFPDAQLVGGNVGTVEGAKALADRGVDAVKVGVGPGSICTTRIVTGVGLPQLTAIMDSVDGVDGSVPVIADGGIRYSGDIVKALAAGAQAVMMGSMFAGTDESPGESFLLEGRRFKAVRGMGSLSAMEQGSADRYFQDGESNVRKLVPEGIEARVPYKGPVTDTIYQLVGGLRSGMGYCGAADLAELRDKSRFIQVTTGGLHESHPHDVTITREAPNYHT; this is translated from the coding sequence ATGGCTGACCGCTCAACGAGCAGCGTGAAGATCATAAAGGAAGCGCTGACGTTCGACGACGTTCTCCTGATCCCGGGGCACTCGTTGGTGCACCCCAAGGAGACGGACGTGTCTTCGAAGGTGACGCGCGACATCACGATGAAGATCCCGCTCCTTTCTGCGGCGATGGATACCGTCACCGAGTCGCGAATGGCGATCCAGATGGCTCGCGAAGGTGGGATCGGGATCATCCACAAGAACCTCTCGGTTGAGCTGCAGGCCGCTGAGGTCGACCGCGTGAAGCGGTCCGAGAGCGGGATGATTCTGGATCCGATCACGTTGATGAGGGACGCGACGCTCGGTGACGCACACGAACTCATGTCCCGCTTCTCGATCAGCGGTGTTCCGATTGTCGAGGATGGCGGCCGGCTGGTTGGGATCATCACCAATCGCGATCTGCAATTCGAGACCGACATGCGGCTGTCGATCGAGAGCGTGATGACTTCGGACAACCTGGTCACGGTACCCGTAGGGACAACGCTCGACGAAGCGCAGGCGATCCTGCACAAACACCGGATCGAGAAGCTCCCGGTGGTAGATAACGAAGGGCATCTCTGTGGATTGATCACGGTCAAAGACATCTTCAAGCGCCGTCAGTATCCGGACGCGTGCAAAGACGAACACGGGAGACTGCGTGTGGGCGCCGCTATTGGTGCATCGTTGGCCGATGTCGATCGCGCCCATGAGCTGCTGGATGCGGGGGCGGATCTCCTGATCATCGATACCGCCCATGGTCATTCTGAGGGAGTACTCCAGGCCGTTGGACGGATCCGGGACAAGTTCCCCGATGCCCAGCTCGTCGGTGGGAACGTCGGAACGGTGGAAGGAGCGAAGGCGCTCGCGGATCGCGGAGTGGACGCCGTGAAAGTCGGCGTTGGGCCCGGCTCGATCTGCACCACGCGAATTGTGACCGGTGTGGGGCTCCCGCAGCTCACTGCGATCATGGATTCCGTAGATGGGGTCGATGGGTCCGTTCCTGTGATCGCTGACGGTGGAATTCGGTACTCCGGTGATATCGTGAAAGCGCTGGCCGCCGGTGCGCAGGCCGTGATGATGGGCTCGATGTTCGCCGGGACGGACGAGTCTCCCGGGGAAAGCTTCCTCCTCGAAGGACGTCGCTTCAAGGCGGTCCGAGGCATGGGGTCTTTGTCTGCGATGGAGCAGGGGTCGGCGGACCGGTACTTCCAAGACGGAGAGAGCAACGTGCGCAAGCTCGTCCCTGAGGGCATCGAAGCTCGAGTGCCTTACAAAGGGCCTGTCACCGACACGATCTATCAATTGGTTGGGGGGCTGCGCAGCGGCATGGGCTACTGCGGTGCTGCCGACCTCGCGGAACTGCGCGACAAGTCACGGTTCATTCAGGTTACGACAGGTGGGTTGCACGAGTCCCATCCGCACGACGTGACGATCACTCGAGAAGCACCCAACTACCACACGTGA
- a CDS encoding DUF2281 domain-containing protein → MHDVLRQRLVRTIESLPDEQVYQVLDYIEFLEAKYAKTTPVEASGLQKFAEGFEDKLRKKAVSPNTIREAFQMISAADRVLSGVSSAGKQILSDLSEVLDTPEEEVVDGETHQIEADPAKAGGQGPSVGSNPDEVGPR, encoded by the coding sequence ATGCACGACGTACTGCGTCAGCGACTGGTCCGCACCATCGAGAGCCTGCCGGACGAGCAGGTTTATCAGGTGTTGGACTACATTGAGTTCCTTGAGGCTAAATACGCCAAAACGACCCCAGTCGAAGCCTCCGGCTTACAGAAATTCGCCGAAGGGTTCGAGGACAAGCTGCGAAAGAAGGCGGTGAGCCCGAACACGATTCGGGAGGCGTTCCAGATGATTTCGGCCGCGGACCGTGTGTTGTCCGGGGTGTCTTCAGCCGGTAAGCAGATCCTTTCGGATTTGAGTGAGGTCCTGGATACTCCAGAGGAAGAGGTTGTGGACGGTGAGACGCATCAGATCGAGGCGGATCCCGCCAAGGCTGGAGGGCAGGGGCCCTCGGTTGGCTCGAATCCCGATGAGGTTGGACCCCGATAG
- a CDS encoding acyltransferase, whose translation MSFLPLRPVPVDAAADALYKEWLDSLSSVLDDPDCDRNELCTRILTDIYYPQFSGADIESLPLTTRVALAQLDPRNVTLEPEYYEEIDLERYAPRKPLIWLWEMFDRSPLGENIELGIHFRRILARHVFGRCGKNFKAFTHMRLSFGYNMEVGDNVVIHRHVLMDDRGGIEIGDGSSVSDFANVYSHSHNIVDGRIVYLPKTTIGKSVRITYHATILAGVTVADDSMVGAGSMLTRDTEPHWVYVGVPARKAKEKPADERATKKPRTPDPMRTDE comes from the coding sequence ATGTCTTTTCTCCCTCTCCGGCCCGTGCCTGTCGACGCAGCAGCGGACGCTCTCTACAAAGAGTGGCTGGACTCGTTGTCCAGCGTTCTCGACGATCCGGATTGTGATCGAAACGAACTGTGCACACGGATCCTTACGGATATCTACTATCCGCAGTTTTCAGGCGCCGACATTGAATCTCTCCCGCTCACGACGAGGGTGGCCCTCGCGCAGCTAGATCCGCGCAATGTCACCTTGGAGCCTGAGTACTACGAAGAAATCGATCTGGAACGTTACGCGCCGCGAAAGCCTCTGATCTGGCTTTGGGAGATGTTCGACCGTAGCCCTCTGGGCGAGAACATCGAACTGGGAATCCACTTCAGGCGCATCCTCGCGCGTCATGTATTCGGCCGATGCGGGAAGAACTTCAAGGCGTTCACACACATGCGATTGTCCTTCGGGTACAACATGGAGGTGGGGGACAACGTCGTCATCCACCGGCACGTGCTCATGGACGATCGGGGAGGAATCGAGATCGGGGACGGTTCCTCCGTGTCCGACTTCGCGAACGTCTACTCACACTCCCACAACATCGTGGACGGGCGCATCGTGTACCTACCCAAGACCACAATCGGGAAGAGCGTCCGTATCACGTACCACGCGACAATTTTGGCGGGTGTCACGGTGGCGGATGATTCGATGGTCGGCGCGGGATCGATGCTGACTCGGGACACAGAACCACACTGGGTTTATGTGGGCGTGCCAGCTCGAAAGGCGAAGGAGAAACCCGCAGACGAGCGGGCGACCAAGAAGCCGCGCACACCGGACCCGATGCGGACAGACGAATAG